A stretch of DNA from Candidatus Desulfatibia profunda:
GCTGTTTCTTGGTTGGTTTTTTCTGTGGCCCACGCACCCGTGACGGCATATTGGGATGTGCCTTCCTAACAGGCTGCATCTGAGATAACATTTTATTAGAAAGCGGTGGAGATTCCACGGCATCCCAATCTTCTTGTTTTATGTGGTCAGGTTTTTTCTTCATAACATTCTCTCTCGCGTTTATTGGCCTTGCGAAGGCTAATCAGGCGGATATTTCCAGCGCGCACAGTATATGTAAGAACATGGAGACGGTTACCGATAAAACCAAGAGCAACCCAACGTTTTTCGCTGTAATTCAAGCGGTCATCAACAGTTTCGATGGCCGATGACCAGTCAAAATGTTCGGCATCTATAAAATCGACGTCGTGTTTAGTAAGGTTGGCAACTCTTTTGTTTTCGTCCCATTCATATTTCATGCGCGGAAATTATATTGTAACCACAATAAATAACCTTGTCAAACAAATTGTAACTACAAATTAATAAGGAATTTAACGTAGTGCTGATAACTTTTGTATTTGTTTCTGTAAAGAAATACCATACCATGTCCCTGCTTGTCTCGTGAGAGAATGTGATACACAGCATTTTCGAATTCAATGCGCAGCGGTTAACGCCAATCCCATTTAGACAGCATTTTAATAACGGCATTTCAAATTGATATTCTAATCAAGGTCTGACCCCATTTCCCCCAGTGACAGGTTCGCCCACTTCCACTATTGAGTCGCTTGCAGCTCCTCTCGAACGACCCGACGAAGGACCTCTTCGAGGGGCTGCTCCTGACGCTCCATGTATGTGCGGAGGGCGTCGTTAAGCATCGACTGGTAGTTGCCCCCACCTTGTTCCTCTACCTTGGAACGGAACCAATCGACAATGTCACGGTCAAGTCGAATGGTGATCCGAACTTTCTTTCCAGAAGGAGGAAGTACGGCACCACGTTCACCTTTACTAAAATCATATTTCGCCTTCATATTGTTTCACCTCATAGTGCACAGCCTTGCGTGCGGAAATGATCCGGATGTTGTCCCCCCGCCACGTGTAAACCACCACTAGAATACGGCCGAAGGCGTCCATTCCAATGGTGACATAGCGTTGTTCGCCACGCCGGAAATCCTAAAGCGTCACGGCGTTTGGATCTTCGAAGACCGCGAATGTATCGGCGAACGATATGCCGTGTTTGGACTGATTCTCTTTGGCCTTCGATTTATCCCATTCAAACATAGCATCCTATAAGTATGCACACTCGTATGCACATGTCAAGTTTTCTATGGCGAACGCTGGAATTGAGCAGCGCCGCAAAAGGGCTAAAATACCTATCTGAAGGAATTATATTTCCTGAAGCTCGACCTGCTTAATTCGCACCGGTTTTAGGCGTCTGCTCAAATGATATGTTCGCCGAAGGTGATTTATTCCATAGCCTCGGCGATCTTTATGTCACCCCTGAGCAGTTCGTTC
This window harbors:
- a CDS encoding BrnT family toxin, producing MKYEWDENKRVANLTKHDVDFIDAEHFDWSSAIETVDDRLNYSEKRWVALGFIGNRLHVLTYTVRAGNIRLISLRKANKRERECYEEKT
- a CDS encoding BrnA antitoxin family protein, producing the protein MKAKYDFSKGERGAVLPPSGKKVRITIRLDRDIVDWFRSKVEEQGGGNYQSMLNDALRTYMERQEQPLEEVLRRVVREELQATQ